The genomic stretch tagccccgtcctactcccctcagtagccccgtcctactccccttcagtagcccctcctactccccttcagtagccccgtcctactcccctcagtagccccgtcctactccccctcagtagcccctccTACTCCCTCGTAGCCCCTCCTACaacccctcagtagccccctcctaaaccccctcagtagccccgtcctactcccctcagtagGCCCCTCCTaaaccccctcagtagcccccgtcctactccccctcagtagccccatcctactccccctcagtagccccatcctactccccctcagtagccccatcctactccccctcagtagcccccgtcctactccccctcagtagccccgtcctcctcccacctcagtagccccgtcctactcccctcagtagccccatccttctccccctcagtagccccgtcctactccccctcagtagccccgtcctacaccccctcagtagccccgtcctactccccctcagtagccccgtcctaccccccctcagtagccccctcctacttcccctcagtagccccgtcctactcccctcagtagccccctcctaaaccccctcagtagccccgtcctactccccttcagtagccccctcctactcccctcagtagccccgtcctactccccctcagtagccccgtcctactccccctcagtagccccctcctactcccctcagtagccccctcctaaaacccctcagtagccccctcctaaaccccctcagtagccccctcctactcccctcagtagGCCCCTCCTaaaccccctcagtagccccgtcctactcccgcctcagtagccccgtcctactccccctcagtagccccgtcctcctcccacctcagtagccccgtcctactccccctcagtagccccatcctactccccctcagtagccccgtcctcccccctcagtagccccctcctactccccctcagtagccccgtcctactccccctcagtagccccgtcctactccccctcagtagccctctcctactcccctcagttGCCCCtactactccccctcagtagccccgtcctactccccactcagtagccccgtcctactccccctcagtagccccgtcctactccctcagtagccccgtccctGCTCCCACCTCATtggccccgtcctactcccctgtGCCTTCTCCTgcctcccctcagtagccccgtcctactccccacCTCATTAGCCCATGCTCCGCCCCACCTCATTAGCCCTCCTAATCCCCTCAATGcttccccctcctactccccctcaatggccccgtcctactcccctcagtAACCACCTCTACTCCCCCTCAGCCAGCCCCGTCCTCTCccacctcagtagccccgtcctactccccctcagtagccccgtcctactccccctcagtagccccgtcctcctcCCACCTCAGTAGCCCCTTCCTACTCccacctcagtagccccctcctactccccctcagtagccccatcctactcccctcagtagccccgtcctactccccctcagtagccccaacctcctccccctcagtagccccgtcctactccaccctcagtagccccgtcctactccaccctcagtagccccctcctactccccctcagtagcccctcctactccccctcagtagccccgtcctactcccctcagtagccccatcctactccccctcagtagccccatcctactccccctcagtagccccatcctactccccctcagtagccccgtcctactccccctcagtagccccgtcctcctcccacctcagtagcccccgtcctactccccctcagtagccccatccttctccccctcagtagccccgtcctactcccctcagtagccccgtcctactcccctcagtagccccgtcctactccccctcagtagccccgtcctactccccctcagtagccccgtcctacttcccctcagtagccccgtcctactcccctcagtagccccgtcctaaaccccctcagtagccccatcctactccccctcagtagccccatcctactccccctcagtagccccatcctactccccctcagtagccccgtcctccccctcagtagccccgtcctcctccctcagtagccccctcctactccccctcagtagcccctcctactccccctcagtagccccgtcctactccccctcagtagccccgtcctactcccacctcagtagccccgtcctactccccctcagtagccccatcctactcccccctcagtagccccatcCTACTCCCCCCTCAGTTGCCCCTACTACTCCCCCTCAGTTGCCCCTACTactcccccctcagtagccccgtcctactccccctcagtagccccgttctactccccctcagtagccccgtcctattCCACCTCAGTAGccctctcctactccccctcagttgCCCCTACTACTCCCCCCTcggtagccccgtcctactccccctcagtagccccgtcctactccacctcagtagccccgtcctactcccactcagtagccccgtcctactccccctcagtagccccgtcctactcccactcagtagccccgtcctactcccaccTCATtggccccgtcctactccccctcagtagccccctcctactccccctcagtagccccgtcctactcccaccTCATTGGCCCCGTCCTCCGCccacctcagtagccccctcctaatccccctcagtagccccctcctactccccctcagtagccccgtcctactccccctcagtagccccgtcctactccccctcagtagccccgtcctcctcccacctcagtagccccgtcctactccccctcagtagccccgtcctactccccctcagtagccccgtcctactcccacctcagtagccccgtcctactcccacctcagtagccccctcctactcccccctcagtagccccatcctactccccctcagtagccccgtcctactcccccctcagtagccccgtcctactccccctcagtagccccgtcctactccccctcagtagccccctcctactcccccctcagtagccccctcctactccccctcagtagccccgtcctactccccctcagtagccccctcctactccccctcattagccccgtcctactcccccctcagtagccccgtcctactccccctcagtagccccctcctactccccctcagtagccccgtcctactccccctcagtagccccgtcctactcccccctcagtagccccatcctactccaccctcagtagccccgtcctacttccccctcagtagccctgtcctactccccttcagtagccccgtcctactccccttcagtagccctgtcctactccccttcagtagcccgtcctactccccttcagtagcccgtcctactccccctcaatAGCCCATCCCTACTCCACCCTCCGTGGCCGTCCTActtccccctcagtagcccctgtcctactccccttcagtaacCCGTCCTACTTCCCCCTCAGTAGCCctgtcctactccccttcagtagccccgtcctactccaccctcagtagccccgtcctactccccttcagtagccccgtcctcctcccccctcagtagccccgtccctGCTccaccctcagtagccccgtcctactccccctcagtagcccgtcctcctccccctcagtagccctcctactcccccttcagtagccccctcctactcccctcagtagccccctcctaccccccctcagtagccccctcctactccccttcagtagccccctcctactccccttcagtagccccgtcctactccccctcagtagcccggtcctactccccctcagtagccccctcctactcccccctcagtagccccgtcctactccccctccagttgccccctcctactcccctcagtagccccgtcctcctcCCACCTCAGGCGCCCCgtgctactccccctctcagtagccccgtcctactcccctcagtagccccgtccctccctcccacctcagtagccccgtcctactcccacctcagtagccccgtcctactccccctcagtagccccgtcctactccctcagtagccccgtcctactccaccctcagtagccccgtcctacttccccctcagtagccctgtcctactcccccctcagtagccccctcctactccccttcagtagccccctcctactccccttcagtagccccgtcctactcccacctcagtagccccgtcctactccccctcagtagccccgtcctactcccccttcagtagccccgtcctactcccacctcagtagccccgtcctactcccccctcagtagccccgtcctactccccctcagtagccccgtcctactcccccctcagtagccccgtcctacttccccctcagtagccccctcctactccccttcagtagccccgtcctactccccttcagtagccccgtcctactccccttcagcagccccgtcctactccccttcagtagccccctcctactccccttcagcagccccctcctactccccttcagcagcccctcctacccccctcagtagcccccgtcctactccccttcagtagccccgtcctactcccctcagtagccccgtcctactccccttcagtagccccctcctactccccttcagtagccccctcctactccccttcagtagccccgtcctactcccacctcagtagccccgtcctactccgcttcagtagccccgtcctactccccttcagtagccccgtcctactccccttcagcagccccgtcctactccccttcagtagccccctcctactccccttcagtagccccgtcctactcccacctcagtagccccgtcctactcccccctcagtagccccgtcctacttccccctcagtagccccctcctactccccttcagtagccccctcctactccccttcagtagccccctcctactccccttcagcagccccctcctactccccttcagtagccccgtcctactcccccctcagtagccccgtcctactcccccctcagtagccccgtcctcctcccccctcagtagccccctcctactccccttcagtagccccctcctactcccccctcagtagccccgtcctcctccccctcagtagccccgtctactccccttcagtagccccgtcctaccccccctcagcagccccctcctactccccttcagtagccccctcctactccccctcagtagcccccctcctactcccttcagtagcccctcctactccccctcagtagccccgtcctcctactccccttcagtagccccctcctaaaccccctcagtagccccgtccctactccccttcagtaaccccctcctactcccctcagtagccccgtcctactccccttcagtagccccctcctactcccctcagtagccccgtcctactccccctcagtagccccgtcctaaacccctcagtagccccctcctactcccctcagtagcccctcCTAAAACCCCTCAGTAGCCCCTCCTaaaccccctcagtagccccctcctacccCCTCAGTAGGCCCCTCCTaaaccccctcagtagccccgtcctactccccctcagtagccccatcctactccccctcagtagccccatcctactccccctcagtagccccatcctactccccctcagtagccccgtcctactccccctcagtagcccccgtcctccctcccacctcagtagcccgtcctactccccctcagtagcccccatccttctccccctcagtagccccgtccctactccccctcagtagccccgtcctacaccccctcagtagccccgtcctactccccctcagtagccccgtccctaccccctcagtagccccctcctacttcccctcagtagccccgtcctactccctcagtagccccctcctaaacccccctcagtagcccgtccctactccccttcagtagccccctcctactcccctcagtagccccgtccttctccccctcagtagcccgtCCTACtttccccctcagtagcccctccTACTCCCTCAGTAGCCCTCCTAAAACCCCTCAGTAGCCTCTCCTAAACCCCCTCAGTAgccctcctactcccctcagtagGCCCCTCCTaaaccccctcagtagccccgtcctactccccctcagtagcccatccctactccccctcagtagccccatcctactcccccctcagtagccccctctccccctcagtagccccgtctctccccctcagtagccccgtcctcctcCCACCTCAGTAGCCCCCGTCCCACTCCCCCTCAGTAGCTCCCAttctccccctcagtagccccctcctactccctcaGTAGgcccgtcctactcccctcagtagcccccgtccctgctccccctcagtagccccaaccctactcccctcagtagccctCTAAaacccctcagtagccccctcccctaaaccccctcagtagccccctcctactccccctccagTAGGCCCCTCAGCCCCCTCAGTAGCCCGTCcctactcccctcagtagccccatcctactccccctcagtagcccccccatcctactccccctcagtagccccatcctactccccctcagtagccccgtcctacttcagtagccccgtcctcctcCCACCTCAGTAGCCCaccctactccccttcagtagccccgtctcctccccctcagtagccccgtccctgctccccctccagcccctacaccccctcagtagccccgtcctactctaCCCTTCAGTAGCGTCCTACCCCCCTcccagtagccccctcctacttcccctcagtagccccgtcctactcccctcagtagccccctcctaaaCCCCCtccagtagccccgtcctacttccCTTCAGtgccccctccctttctccctcagtAGCCCGTCCTTCTCCCCCTCAAGTagcccgtcctactccccctcaatGGCCTCTCCCCTCAGTAGCCCTCCTAAaacccctcagtagccccctcctaaacccctcagtagcccccctcctactccccatCAGTAGGCCCTCCTagccccctcagtagccccgtcctactccccctcccaGTAGCCCCATCCTACTCCCCCTCAATAGCTatctactccccctcagtagccccatccctgctccccctccagtagccccgtcctactccccctcagtagccccgtcctcctcccacctcagtagccccgtcctactcccctccaGTAACCCCATCCCTTctcccccctcagtagccccctcctactccccctcagtagccccgtcctactccccctcagtagccacctcctactccccctcagtagccccaacctactccccctcagtagccccgtcctactccaccctcagtagccccgtcctactccaccctcagtagccccctcctactccccctcagtagccccctcctactcccccctcattagccccgtcctactccccctcagtagccccctcctactcccccctcattagccccgtcctactcccccctcagtagccccgtcctactccccctcagtagccccctcctactccccctcagtagccctgtcctactccccctcagtagccccgtcctactccccctcagtagccccgtcctcctcccccctcagtagcccccgtcctcactccccctcagtagccccgtccctacttccccctcagtagccccgtcctactccccttcagtagccccgtcctaccccccctcagtagccccgtcctacttccccctcagtagccccgtcctactccccttcagtagccccgtcctactccccttcagtagccccctcctactccccttcagtagccccgtcctactcccacctcagtagccccgtcctactccccctcagtagccccgtcctactccccctcagtagccccgtcctactccaccctcagtagccccgtcctactccccctcagtagccccgtcctacttccccctcagcagcccccgtcctactccccttcagtagcccctcctactccccttcagtagcccagtcctactcccacctcagtagccccgtcctactccccctcagtagccccgtcctcctccccctcagtagccccctcctactccccttcagtagccccctcctactccccttcagtagccccgtccctactcccctcagtagccccgtcctactccccttcagtagccccgctcctactccccttcagtagccccgtcctactccccctcagtagccccgtcctactcccctcagtagcccccgtcctactccccttcagtagccccctcctactccccctcagtagcccctcctactccccttcagtagccccgtcctactcccctcagtagccccgccctactccccctcagtagccccgtcctactccccctcagtagccccgtcctactccccctcagtagccccgtcctactccccttcagtagccccgtcctactccccttcagtagccccgtcctactcccccttcagtagccccgtcctcactccccttcagtagccccgtcctcctccccttcagtagccccgtcctcctccccttcagtagccccgtcctcctccccttcagtagccccgtcctcctccccttcagtagccccgtcctactccccttcagtagccccgtcctactccccttcagtagccccctcctactccccttcagtagccccctcctactccccttcagtagccccgtcctactcccacctcagtagccccgtcctactccccttcagtagccccatcctactccccctcagtagccccgtcctactcccccctcagtagccccaacctcctcccccctcagtagccccgtcctactccaccctcagtagccccgtcctactccaccctcagtagccccctcctactccccctca from Oncorhynchus masou masou isolate Uvic2021 unplaced genomic scaffold, UVic_Omas_1.1 unplaced_scaffold_4842, whole genome shotgun sequence encodes the following:
- the LOC135535344 gene encoding uncharacterized protein LOC135535344, producing TTSTPPQPAPSSPTSVAPSYSPSVAPSYSPSVAPSSSHLSSPFLLPPHCPYYSPSVAPTTPPSVAPSYSPSVAPFYSPSVAPSYSTSVALSYSPSVAPTTPPSVAPSYSPSVAPSYSTSVAPSYSHSVAPSYSPSVAPSYSHSVAPSYSHLIGPVLLPLSSPLLLPLSSPVLLPPHWPRPPPTSVAPS